In the genome of Candoia aspera isolate rCanAsp1 chromosome 1, rCanAsp1.hap2, whole genome shotgun sequence, one region contains:
- the CSRNP3 gene encoding cysteine/serine-rich nuclear protein 3 yields MSGILKRKFEEVDGSSPCSSVRESDDDISSSESAESGDSVNPSTSNHFTPSSILKSEKRKRTKNVHFNCVTVYYFTRRQGFTSVPSQGGSTLGMSTRHNSIRQYTLGEFAMEQERLHREMLREHLREEKLNSLKLKMTNNGTVESEEANTLTLDDISDDDIDLDNTEVDEYFFLQPLPTKKRRALLRASGVKKIDVEEKHELRAIRLSREDCGCDCRIFCDPETCTCCLAGIKCQVDRMSFPCGCTKEGCSNTAGRIEFNPIRVRTHFLHTIMKLELEKNREQQVPTLNGCHTELSAHSSSMGPTSHPLEFSVPENFEIEAEPRAAVMHLQAADDLDCPGEEEEEEEEDASSFCSGVTDSSTQSLAPSETDEDEDEDDEEEEDEEEEEEEEEEEEEEEKVDECLEGLGAHADAGQALPSVLCYSDSTALHENQPKAISYYPSSSSLYYQIENHGPGTPNQIRDTYSERETVKNGTLSLVPYNPTPELFVDYTRPSEENYGSSLYPPSNPSVIVCCSSSESDNVVPRSSLYAEHRPRHSQADFPSYLKNPSQDGFVSTLNGGPHLPERPAENSLSLSEKSRLHEECIKSPVMETVPV; encoded by the exons CATCCTCAATTCTGAAGagtgagaaaaggaagaggacaaaaaatgtacattttaattgTGTTACAGTATACTACTTTACCAGGAGGCAAGGGTTCACAAGTGTTCCCAGCCAAGGAGGCAGCACCTTGGGCATGTCCACTCGCCACAACAGCATACGCCAATACACTctgggggagtttgcaatggaaCAAGAGCGGCTTCATCGGGAGATGTTAAGAGAACATCTCAGGGAGGAAAAGCTGAACTCCTTAAAACTCaag ATGACTAATAATGGCACGGTGGAATCTGAGGAAGCAAACACTTTGACGCTGGATGACATTTCTGATGATGATATAGATCTAGACAACACTGAAGTAGACGAGTACTTCTTTCTACAACCTCTGCCAACAAAAAAACGAAGGGCGCTCCTGCGAGCCTCTGGAGTCAAGAAGATTGATGTGGAAGAAAAACATGAGCTGCGAGCCATCCGCCTTTCAAGGGAGGACTGCGGCTGTGATTGTCGAATCTTCTGTGACCCGGAAACTTGCACTTGCTGCCTCGCAGGCATAAAATGCCAG GTGGATCGTATGTCTTTCCCATGTGGTTGCACTAAAGAAGGATGCAGCAATACAGCTGGTAGGATTGAATTTAACCCCATTCGGGTTCGGACTCACTTTTTGCACACTATAATGAAACTTGAATTGGAGAAAAACAGAGAGCAGCAAGTCCCCACACTGAATGGTTGCCACACTGAGCTAAGTGCTCACAGCAGTTCAATGGGCCCCACCTCCCACCCACTAGAATTCTCGGTCCCAGAGAACTTTGAAATAGAGGCAGAACCTCGGGCTGCAGTGATGCATTTGCAGGCAGCAGATGACTTGGATTGcccaggagaggaagaggaggaggaggaggaagatgcaaGTAGCTTTTGTAGTGGGGTTACAGATTCCAGCACACAGAGTTTAGCACCCAGTGAAACAGATGAAGATGAGGACGAGGACgatgaggaggaagaagacgaggaggaggaggaggaggaggaagaagaagaagaagaagaagaaaaagtagaTGAATGTCTGGAAGGTTTGGGTGCTCATGCTGACGCAGGTCAAgcccttccttctgtcctttgCTATTCGGACAGCACTGCCTTGCATGAAAACCAGCCAAAGGCTATTTCCTACTATCCTAGCTCCTCATCACTGTATTACCAAATTGAGAACCATGGCCCTGGCACTCCTAACCAGATTCGGGACACTTACTCTGAAAGAGAGACTGTTAAGAACGGTACTCTTTCTCTGGTGCCTTATAACCCAACTCCAGAACTGTTTGTGGACTACACGCGGCCCTCAGAGGAAAATTACGGCAGCTCCCTGTATCCTCCTTCAAACCCATCTGTCATAGTTTGCTGCTCCTCGTCAGAAAGCGATAATGTTGTTCCACGTAGCAGTTTATATGCTGAACACCGGCCAAGGCATTCCCAAGCGGACTTTCCTTCATACTTGAAGAATCCTTCGCAagatggatttgtttctactttgaATGGTGGCCCTCACCTCCCAGAGCGTCCCGCTGAGAATTCACTCAGCCTTTCAGAAAAGAGCAGACTACATGAAGAGTGTATCAAATCTCCTGTCATGGAAACAGTacctgtttaa